A portion of the Candidatus Palauibacter polyketidifaciens genome contains these proteins:
- a CDS encoding TRAP transporter small permease, which translates to MVKTGVRRFLEGAVLVLLAALAIVVVVGVGFRKAGAALVWYDEVASILLAWLTYYGAALAALRRAHIGVPTLVERLTGRARLAVVLAAEGAIIAFFAAVAWAGWQVVRVLEGTTLVSLPSVPAALAQSVIPIGAVLFIVAQLLGLRDALSPEDARSGETVSAGDATGEAAGEAIGEGEL; encoded by the coding sequence ATGGTGAAGACGGGAGTCCGGCGCTTCCTCGAGGGGGCGGTGCTCGTCCTCCTCGCGGCGCTCGCCATCGTTGTCGTCGTGGGAGTCGGGTTCCGGAAGGCGGGGGCGGCGCTCGTGTGGTACGACGAGGTCGCGTCGATCCTCCTCGCATGGCTCACCTACTACGGGGCCGCGCTCGCGGCGCTGCGCCGGGCGCACATCGGCGTGCCCACGCTGGTCGAGCGCCTCACGGGGCGCGCGCGGCTCGCCGTCGTGCTCGCGGCCGAGGGCGCCATCATCGCCTTCTTTGCCGCCGTCGCGTGGGCCGGCTGGCAGGTCGTCCGCGTGCTCGAGGGGACGACGCTCGTCAGCCTGCCGTCGGTGCCCGCGGCGCTGGCGCAGTCCGTGATCCCCATCGGGGCCGTCCTCTTCATCGTCGCACAGCTTCTGGGGCTGAGGGACGCGCTCTCCCCGGAGGACGCCCGCTCCGGGGAGACGGTCTCGGCCGGCGATGCGACCGGTGAGGCCGCCGGTGAGGCGATCGGGGAGGGGGAGCTATGA
- a CDS encoding thioesterase family protein: MASEFVYTRRVEFADTDTANLIHFTALLKFMEEAEHALYRSFDLVGFRWSAESVFGMPRVSVSCDYLGAVRYGDEVDVRLRVREVRRKAIRYAAEFTVDRSGEREVVARSDWTVVCARREHGSRDWRGIEIPPPLRERLQSMSAVPESNISGQ; this comes from the coding sequence ATGGCTTCCGAGTTCGTCTACACGCGGCGCGTGGAGTTCGCGGATACGGACACCGCGAACCTCATCCACTTCACGGCGCTCCTGAAGTTCATGGAGGAGGCCGAGCACGCCCTCTACCGGTCGTTCGACCTCGTCGGCTTTCGCTGGAGCGCGGAATCCGTTTTCGGGATGCCGCGCGTCTCCGTCTCGTGCGACTACCTGGGCGCCGTCCGCTACGGCGACGAGGTTGACGTGAGACTTCGGGTGCGCGAGGTGCGCCGCAAGGCGATCCGCTACGCCGCCGAATTCACGGTCGACCGTTCCGGGGAGAGGGAAGTCGTGGCCCGCAGCGACTGGACCGTCGTCTGCGCCCGCCGCGAGCACGGCAGCCGCGACTGGCGTGGCATCGAGATCCCGCCCCCGCTCAGAGAGCGCCTCCAGTCGATGTCCGCCGTCCCCGAATCGAACATCTCAGGACAGTAA
- a CDS encoding FAD-linked oxidase C-terminal domain-containing protein produces MTRPISHDRAGSQRPRPGLDTRREARLEARLRAGLRGEVRFDRFTRGLYSTDASIYQVEPLGVAFPESAADVRRAVELAGEHGTSVVVRGAGTSQSGQSIGRGLILDTSRGLDGVRDFDPGARRVVVEPGVVLDRLNAFLRPHGLFFPIDVATASRATLGGMAGNNSAGSRSVRYGHMVEHVRGIEAVLADGRRVEFRRDATPGAVPGDGLGADMRALYRREADELARRVPDVPRHVAGYALHRLGREGAGLSDLLVGSEGTLALFTALELDLQPIPAVRALGVCRFDGTGEALAAVPAIVALEPTAVELFDATVLGLAAQMPSFERVLRQLGEDGSGPPRDILVVEFAGDDPERVSSSLSRLESALGGTALGVTRAESPAFQARIWALRKAGLSISMSQPAARKPLAFIEDCAIPLERLPEWYRRLTEIIDRHATHAVWYAHASVGCLHVRPALDLRDGDDVERLRAIAVDAFALAGELGGSHSGEHGDGWIRSEFLEPMLGARLVSAFGEIKRRFDPEDVLNPGKIVDPPRMNEPSLLRARYGLEARKLPTALDWRAWGGFSPAVDMCNNNGTCLKRSPGVMCPSFRATSDERHSTRGRANALRLALSGQLGEDPWTSPELYEAMDLCLGCKGCRRECPTGVDMARMKVEFLHRLRAEQPLSPRDRALAYLPRYAPLVSRAAPLVNLRNRIPALARLGERVGGLAADRPLPRWSSQPFSLPSRLPAGLPARENGAPRVALFVDTFTRYFELENAHAAVRVLSRAGYRVEEAVTAGRPLCCGRTFLNAGLVEEARVELDRTVRALSRFVARGIPVVGLEPSCLLTLRDELPALDSGPEAAAVADRARLLTEWLVEAAALDGLDLAPLPVRRVRVHGHCHEKAFGADGQTLEVLRAIPDLEVEAIPAGCCGMAGSFGYEAEHAEVSRQVAELELLPTVRELRDDEWLVANGTSCRHQVADLANATGRHVVTVLSDATYPPGRVLSQSHPSSETRNIRIQV; encoded by the coding sequence GTGACCCGCCCAATCTCTCACGACCGCGCCGGTTCGCAACGGCCCCGGCCCGGACTCGACACTCGACGCGAGGCCCGGCTCGAAGCTCGACTTCGGGCGGGGCTCCGGGGAGAGGTCCGGTTCGACCGTTTCACGCGCGGGCTGTACAGCACGGACGCGTCGATCTACCAGGTCGAGCCGCTGGGGGTCGCGTTCCCGGAATCCGCCGCCGACGTGCGGCGGGCGGTGGAACTCGCGGGGGAGCACGGGACGTCGGTCGTCGTGCGGGGGGCGGGGACGTCGCAGAGCGGCCAGTCGATCGGGCGGGGGTTGATCCTCGACACGAGCCGGGGGCTGGACGGGGTGCGCGACTTCGATCCCGGGGCCCGGCGCGTAGTCGTCGAGCCGGGGGTCGTCCTGGACCGGCTGAACGCGTTCCTGCGGCCACACGGGCTCTTCTTCCCGATCGACGTGGCGACGGCGAGCCGCGCGACGCTGGGGGGCATGGCCGGCAACAACAGCGCGGGGTCGCGGTCGGTGCGCTACGGCCACATGGTCGAGCACGTCCGAGGCATCGAGGCGGTGCTCGCGGACGGCCGGCGGGTCGAGTTCCGCCGCGACGCCACGCCGGGCGCGGTGCCTGGGGACGGCCTCGGAGCCGACATGCGGGCGCTCTACCGGCGCGAGGCGGACGAGCTGGCGCGGCGGGTGCCGGACGTCCCCCGGCACGTGGCCGGCTATGCGCTGCACCGCCTGGGCCGGGAGGGCGCCGGGCTATCGGATCTTCTCGTGGGTTCGGAGGGGACGCTCGCGCTCTTCACCGCGCTCGAACTCGACCTTCAGCCCATTCCCGCCGTGCGCGCGCTCGGCGTGTGCCGCTTCGACGGGACCGGCGAGGCGCTGGCCGCAGTTCCGGCGATCGTCGCGCTCGAACCGACGGCGGTGGAACTGTTCGACGCGACCGTGCTCGGGCTGGCCGCGCAGATGCCGAGTTTCGAGCGCGTGCTCCGACAGCTCGGGGAGGACGGGAGCGGCCCGCCGCGCGACATCCTCGTGGTCGAGTTCGCCGGGGACGACCCGGAGCGCGTTTCGTCCTCCCTCTCGCGGCTCGAATCCGCGCTGGGCGGGACCGCCCTGGGAGTCACCCGCGCGGAATCCCCCGCCTTCCAGGCCCGCATCTGGGCGCTGCGCAAGGCGGGGCTCAGCATTTCAATGTCCCAGCCCGCCGCGCGCAAACCGCTCGCCTTCATCGAGGACTGCGCGATCCCGCTCGAACGGCTGCCGGAGTGGTATCGCCGGCTCACCGAGATCATCGACCGCCACGCCACCCACGCCGTGTGGTACGCGCACGCGTCCGTCGGCTGTCTCCACGTGCGGCCGGCGCTCGACCTGCGGGACGGGGACGACGTGGAGCGGCTGCGCGCGATCGCGGTGGACGCCTTCGCGCTGGCGGGCGAGCTGGGCGGCTCCCATTCCGGCGAGCACGGGGACGGCTGGATCCGGTCGGAGTTCCTCGAGCCGATGCTGGGCGCGCGCCTCGTCTCCGCCTTCGGAGAGATCAAACGCCGCTTCGATCCGGAGGACGTCCTGAACCCCGGGAAGATCGTCGACCCGCCCCGCATGAACGAACCCTCGCTCCTGCGGGCCCGGTACGGACTGGAGGCCCGGAAGCTGCCGACCGCGCTCGACTGGAGGGCGTGGGGCGGGTTCTCGCCGGCCGTCGACATGTGCAACAACAACGGGACCTGTCTCAAGCGGAGTCCCGGCGTGATGTGCCCGTCCTTCCGCGCCACGAGCGACGAACGACATTCCACGCGCGGGCGCGCCAACGCCCTGCGGCTGGCGCTGTCGGGGCAGCTGGGGGAGGACCCGTGGACGTCGCCGGAACTGTACGAGGCGATGGACCTCTGCCTGGGCTGCAAGGGGTGCCGCCGCGAGTGTCCGACGGGCGTGGACATGGCGCGCATGAAGGTGGAGTTCCTGCACCGCCTGCGCGCCGAGCAACCGCTCTCGCCCCGGGACCGCGCGCTCGCGTACCTACCGCGCTACGCGCCGCTCGTCTCGCGCGCGGCCCCGCTCGTCAACCTGCGGAACCGGATCCCCGCGCTCGCCCGCCTCGGGGAACGCGTCGGGGGTCTGGCGGCCGACCGGCCGCTCCCGCGCTGGTCGTCGCAGCCGTTTTCCCTGCCCTCCCGGCTTCCCGCCGGGCTTCCCGCCCGGGAGAACGGCGCGCCGAGGGTCGCGCTCTTCGTCGACACCTTCACGCGCTATTTTGAGCTGGAGAACGCCCACGCCGCCGTTCGCGTGCTGTCGCGGGCGGGCTACCGGGTGGAGGAGGCCGTCACCGCGGGCCGGCCGCTCTGCTGCGGGCGCACCTTCCTCAACGCGGGTCTGGTCGAGGAGGCGCGGGTCGAACTCGACCGGACCGTCCGGGCGCTGAGCCGCTTTGTGGCGCGGGGGATCCCGGTGGTGGGACTCGAACCGTCGTGTCTCCTCACGCTGCGCGACGAACTGCCCGCGCTGGACTCGGGGCCCGAGGCCGCGGCGGTCGCGGACCGGGCCCGGCTGCTGACCGAATGGCTCGTCGAAGCGGCGGCGCTCGACGGGCTCGACCTCGCTCCTCTTCCCGTCCGGCGCGTCCGCGTCCACGGCCACTGCCACGAGAAGGCGTTCGGCGCGGACGGCCAGACGCTGGAAGTCCTCCGCGCGATCCCCGACCTCGAGGTCGAAGCGATCCCCGCCGGCTGCTGCGGCATGGCCGGCTCCTTCGGCTACGAGGCGGAGCACGCCGAAGTCTCGCGACAGGTCGCCGAACTCGAACTCCTCCCCACCGTCCGCGAACTGCGCGACGACGAATGGCTCGTCGCCAACGGCACAAGCTGCCGCCACCAGGTCGCCGACCTCGCCAACGCCACAGGCCGCCACGTCGTCACTGTGCTGTCGGACGCAACCTACCCTCCAGGCCGGGTGCTCAGCCAGTCGCACCCCTCGTCCGAGACCAGGAACATCAGAATCCAGGTCTGA
- the recG gene encoding ATP-dependent DNA helicase RecG, whose protein sequence is MTAGRSILRGSVQYLKGVGPRRAERFAKIDVHTGQDLLYHLPYRYEDATTVDAISELKVGQDATVIGRVVSKGVIPTRRRLRVFRAVLRDATGHIECAWPGRPWLDRTIDKGDLLLTAGPVRFYHGKQLQPREHTVLARASDERGASGDRSAERTADSGERPAEGRVFPVYPATEGLTHRQIRAVIELNLSRLLSDLGDDDPIPGGWLEELYLPPLAEALRTLHGPSAVAQVGRCQRRLAFEELFFLQLLHARARARLRHEVRGIAFDAPATLTRALLQALPFELTAAQRRAWSQIEADMARPAPMNRLLQGDVGSGKTVVAALAMLKAIEAGRQAAIMAPTELLAEQHRRTFVKMLGPLGVEPELLTGAVTGKARRETLARIAAGDARLVVGTHALIQEGVDFASPGLVVIDEQHRFGVEQRRRLRESGEAPDALVMSATPIPRSLALVLYGDLDLSIIDELPPGRRPIRTAVRGPESRDAAFDFLGDQLAAGRQAYVIYPLVEESEALEARAATVMFEQLQARFPDVAVRLLHGRLSSAEKDEAMRSFLAGDTNLLVATTVIEVGIDVPNATVMIIEDAERFGLAQLHQLRGRVGRGAEQSYCIVFHASETPSERLVAFEKKTDGFELAEEDLRIRGQGDLFGKEQHGAVLLRFAQLDRDVDLLDAARRRARAIVDADPGLSKPAHRRFRHELDLRYAQREALYHVG, encoded by the coding sequence GTGACGGCCGGGCGCTCCATCCTGCGGGGATCCGTGCAGTACCTGAAGGGCGTGGGCCCCCGGCGGGCGGAGCGCTTCGCGAAGATCGACGTTCACACGGGGCAGGACCTCCTCTACCACCTCCCGTACCGGTACGAGGACGCGACTACGGTCGACGCGATCTCCGAGTTGAAGGTCGGTCAGGATGCGACGGTCATCGGTCGCGTGGTCTCGAAGGGCGTCATCCCCACGCGTCGCCGGCTGCGCGTTTTCCGGGCCGTGCTCCGGGACGCGACCGGCCACATCGAATGCGCCTGGCCGGGACGCCCGTGGCTCGACCGCACGATCGACAAGGGCGACCTGCTGCTTACCGCCGGACCCGTGCGCTTCTACCACGGCAAGCAACTCCAGCCGCGGGAACACACCGTGCTGGCCCGCGCCTCCGACGAGAGAGGCGCCTCCGGCGACCGATCCGCCGAGCGAACCGCGGACTCCGGGGAGCGTCCCGCCGAGGGGCGGGTGTTTCCCGTCTACCCCGCCACCGAGGGGCTCACGCACCGGCAGATCCGCGCCGTCATCGAGCTGAACCTCTCCCGTCTCCTCTCCGACCTCGGAGACGACGACCCGATTCCCGGCGGCTGGCTCGAAGAACTCTACCTTCCCCCGCTCGCGGAGGCCCTTCGCACGCTGCACGGCCCGTCGGCCGTCGCCCAGGTCGGGCGCTGCCAGCGGCGCCTCGCCTTCGAGGAACTCTTCTTTCTCCAGCTTCTCCACGCCCGGGCCCGGGCGCGCCTTCGCCACGAAGTCCGCGGCATCGCCTTCGACGCTCCGGCCACGCTCACGCGCGCGCTCCTGCAGGCCCTCCCCTTCGAACTCACGGCGGCCCAGCGCCGCGCCTGGTCACAGATCGAGGCGGACATGGCCCGGCCCGCGCCGATGAACCGCTTGCTGCAGGGGGACGTGGGGAGCGGGAAGACGGTGGTGGCCGCGCTCGCCATGCTCAAGGCGATCGAGGCGGGACGGCAGGCGGCGATCATGGCCCCGACGGAACTGCTGGCGGAGCAGCACCGGCGCACCTTCGTGAAGATGCTCGGCCCCCTCGGCGTGGAGCCCGAACTCCTGACCGGCGCCGTCACCGGGAAGGCGCGGCGGGAAACGCTGGCGCGGATCGCGGCCGGCGACGCCCGTCTCGTCGTCGGGACGCACGCCCTGATCCAGGAAGGGGTCGACTTCGCGTCCCCGGGACTCGTCGTCATCGACGAACAGCACCGCTTCGGCGTGGAGCAGCGCCGCCGGCTCCGGGAGAGCGGCGAGGCGCCCGACGCGCTCGTGATGTCCGCGACGCCGATCCCCCGCAGCCTCGCCCTCGTCCTCTACGGCGACCTCGACCTCTCGATCATCGACGAACTCCCCCCCGGCCGACGGCCGATCCGGACCGCCGTGCGCGGACCCGAGAGCCGCGACGCCGCGTTCGACTTCCTCGGCGACCAGCTCGCGGCGGGCCGCCAGGCGTACGTCATCTATCCCCTCGTCGAGGAATCCGAGGCCCTCGAGGCCCGCGCCGCGACGGTCATGTTCGAGCAACTCCAGGCACGTTTCCCGGACGTCGCCGTGCGGCTCCTGCACGGACGCCTCTCCTCCGCCGAGAAGGATGAGGCGATGCGGAGCTTCCTGGCGGGCGACACGAACCTCCTCGTCGCGACCACCGTCATCGAGGTGGGCATCGACGTCCCCAACGCGACCGTGATGATCATCGAGGACGCCGAGCGTTTCGGCCTCGCGCAGCTCCACCAGCTGCGGGGACGCGTCGGGCGCGGCGCCGAGCAGTCCTACTGCATCGTCTTCCACGCCTCCGAGACGCCATCGGAGCGGCTCGTCGCCTTCGAGAAGAAGACCGACGGATTCGAACTCGCCGAGGAAGATCTCAGGATCCGCGGCCAGGGCGACCTCTTCGGCAAGGAACAGCACGGCGCCGTGCTCCTGCGGTTCGCGCAACTCGACCGCGATGTCGACCTGCTGGACGCCGCGCGCCGGCGGGCCCGCGCCATCGTGGACGCGGACCCCGGGCTCTCGAAGCCGGCCCACCGGCGGTTCCGTCACGAACTCGATCTCCGCTACGCCCAGCGGGAGGCCCTCTACCACGTCGGCTGA
- a CDS encoding aminotransferase class V-fold PLP-dependent enzyme, whose amino-acid sequence MTYRGGRHFLQLPGPTPVPERVFQAMNRSVIDHRGPAFGEMVLGLFEGLKWVFGDPAHVFIFPSSATGCWESALANVLSPGDRVLLWNHGFFASKWGDVGRDLGLRVEAIDGDWRRPADPERIAARLADDREGQIRAVLVVHNETSTGVTSDIAAVRTVLDATGHPALLMVDAVSSLAATPFRQAEWGVDVTVCGSQKGLMLPPGLGFCAVSEKALARHRAGPGAPRSYFDWTAMLKDNEGGYFPYTPPTTLLYGLEASLAMLREEGAEATFARHARHAGATRRAVAAWGLRNYCQDPTAVSSAGTTVMVGDGEDADAFRRVVLERFDMSLGTGLGPLKGKVFRIGHLGDLNELTLMGALAGVEMGLKMSGIAHEPGGLSAAADFLAGA is encoded by the coding sequence TTGACCTACCGCGGCGGAAGACACTTCCTCCAGCTTCCGGGCCCGACCCCGGTGCCCGAGCGCGTATTCCAGGCCATGAACCGGTCCGTCATCGACCACCGCGGACCCGCGTTCGGCGAGATGGTGCTCGGCCTGTTCGAGGGACTCAAATGGGTGTTCGGAGACCCCGCGCACGTCTTCATCTTCCCCTCCTCCGCGACCGGGTGCTGGGAGAGCGCGCTCGCCAACGTCCTTTCCCCCGGCGACCGCGTCCTCCTCTGGAACCACGGGTTCTTCGCCTCGAAGTGGGGAGACGTGGGACGGGACCTCGGCCTGCGAGTGGAGGCCATCGACGGGGACTGGCGGCGCCCCGCGGACCCGGAGAGGATCGCGGCGCGGCTTGCGGACGACCGGGAGGGGCAGATCCGCGCCGTGCTCGTCGTCCACAACGAGACCTCCACGGGCGTCACCAGCGACATCGCGGCCGTGCGGACGGTGCTCGACGCGACCGGCCATCCCGCCCTCCTCATGGTCGACGCCGTCTCCTCGCTCGCCGCCACGCCATTCCGGCAGGCGGAGTGGGGCGTGGACGTCACCGTGTGCGGCTCGCAGAAGGGGCTCATGCTCCCGCCCGGCCTCGGGTTCTGCGCCGTGAGCGAGAAGGCGCTCGCCCGCCACCGCGCGGGGCCGGGGGCGCCGCGCTCGTATTTCGACTGGACGGCGATGCTGAAGGACAACGAGGGCGGCTATTTTCCATACACGCCGCCCACGACGCTCCTCTACGGGCTCGAGGCGTCGCTCGCGATGCTGCGCGAAGAGGGGGCCGAAGCCACCTTCGCCCGCCACGCCCGCCACGCCGGGGCCACGCGCCGGGCCGTCGCCGCCTGGGGTCTGCGCAACTATTGTCAGGATCCGACGGCGGTGTCGAGCGCCGGAACGACCGTGATGGTGGGGGATGGGGAGGACGCGGATGCGTTCCGTCGCGTCGTGCTCGAACGCTTCGACATGTCGCTGGGGACGGGTCTCGGCCCCCTCAAGGGGAAGGTGTTCCGGATCGGACACCTCGGGGATCTCAACGAACTCACGCTGATGGGAGCGCTGGCCGGGGTGGAGATGGGACTGAAGATGAGCGGAATCGCGCACGAACCCGGCGGCCTGTCCGCCGCCGCCGACTTCCTGGCCGGGGCATGA
- a CDS encoding RidA family protein: MTGKQLSGTTLTLGAALAVLGTALGPATPLAAQEHAEMAEMMHSVEYLGGRSNSPFSEAVRVGNVLYLAGKLGTVPGEGLVEGGIIPETQQTMRNIGDALERYGSSLDQVVKCTVFLADIADFRDMSRTYMEFFPNHRPARSALAVGGLVLDARVEIECIATVGLPGGGDGDGGS; the protein is encoded by the coding sequence ATGACAGGGAAACAGCTTTCCGGCACGACTCTCACACTGGGCGCGGCCTTGGCGGTGCTCGGGACGGCTCTCGGGCCCGCGACGCCGCTCGCGGCGCAGGAACACGCCGAGATGGCCGAAATGATGCACTCCGTCGAGTACCTGGGCGGACGGTCCAACTCGCCCTTCTCCGAGGCCGTGCGGGTGGGGAACGTCCTCTACCTCGCCGGCAAGCTCGGGACCGTGCCCGGCGAGGGGCTCGTGGAGGGCGGGATCATCCCCGAGACGCAACAGACGATGCGGAACATCGGGGACGCGCTCGAGCGCTACGGCTCGTCGCTGGACCAGGTCGTGAAGTGCACCGTCTTCCTGGCCGACATCGCCGATTTTCGGGACATGAGCCGCACGTACATGGAATTCTTCCCCAACCACCGGCCGGCGCGCAGCGCGTTGGCGGTAGGCGGCCTCGTGCTGGACGCGCGCGTGGAGATCGAGTGCATCGCCACCGTCGGTCTCCCGGGCGGCGGCGACGGGGACGGCGGCTCATAG
- a CDS encoding TRAP transporter substrate-binding protein, with translation MKRPVGRTPVLAVASVAAALLSFGCGGEGGEPGVVELSLGHVGSPGSLYDVTANEFARRVNERLAGRAELHVYGASQLGGDDAMLQRLRLGTLDMSIPSTIMSSMVDAFGLFEMPYLVRDREHMKRIEEAVVWPELAPRAEEGGYRVLAVWENGFRHITNSRRPIHGPEDLSGIKLRTPRGVWRVKLFQALGANPTPMPFSEVFVALQTGVMDGQENPLTQVTSSKLHEVQDYLSLTGHVYSPAFVTTGSGPWERHPEDVRAEVEAIAREMQTFVYETAARMDEELLAELEATAMEINEADPARFESASEPVYEEFAATVEGGQSLIDRARAAGAREAGS, from the coding sequence ATGAAGCGGCCCGTGGGACGGACCCCGGTGCTCGCCGTCGCGTCGGTCGCCGCGGCGCTCCTCTCCTTCGGGTGCGGGGGAGAGGGCGGGGAACCGGGGGTCGTCGAACTCTCCCTTGGGCACGTCGGCTCTCCCGGCTCGCTCTACGACGTGACGGCCAACGAGTTCGCGCGCCGCGTGAACGAACGGCTCGCCGGCCGCGCCGAACTCCACGTCTACGGCGCGAGCCAGCTCGGCGGCGACGACGCGATGCTTCAGCGGCTGAGGCTCGGCACGCTCGACATGTCCATCCCCTCCACGATCATGTCCTCGATGGTCGACGCCTTCGGGCTGTTCGAGATGCCGTACCTCGTCCGCGACCGCGAGCACATGAAGCGGATCGAGGAGGCCGTCGTGTGGCCGGAACTGGCTCCGCGCGCGGAGGAGGGCGGTTACCGCGTCCTCGCGGTGTGGGAGAACGGGTTCCGTCACATCACGAACTCCCGCAGACCCATCCACGGGCCGGAGGACCTGAGCGGGATCAAGCTGCGCACGCCGCGCGGCGTGTGGCGCGTGAAGCTCTTCCAGGCGCTGGGCGCGAACCCGACGCCGATGCCCTTCTCCGAGGTGTTCGTCGCGCTCCAGACGGGGGTGATGGACGGACAGGAGAACCCGCTCACGCAGGTGACGAGTTCCAAGCTGCACGAGGTGCAGGACTACCTCTCCCTCACCGGACACGTGTACAGCCCGGCCTTCGTCACGACGGGATCCGGGCCCTGGGAGCGTCACCCGGAGGACGTTCGCGCCGAGGTGGAGGCGATCGCGCGGGAGATGCAGACGTTCGTGTACGAGACGGCCGCGCGCATGGACGAGGAGTTGCTCGCCGAACTCGAGGCCACGGCGATGGAGATCAACGAGGCGGATCCGGCGCGCTTCGAGTCCGCCAGCGAGCCCGTGTACGAGGAGTTCGCGGCGACCGTCGAAGGCGGACAGTCCCTCATCGACAGGGCGCGCGCGGCCGGAGCCCGGGAGGCCGGCTCGTAA
- the asnS gene encoding asparagine--tRNA ligase: MSEHTVTIRELPARIGDEVRLRGWVRRLRSSGKISFLVLRDGTDEIQCVFVRNEVPPEVWEPLTTVGHEACVAVTGVVRSDARAPSGVELTGSDFEVLGPSTDFPIQPKEHGVDFLLENRHLWLRSARQIAIMRIRDEVIRAIHDFLHHEGFVHVDTPILTGAIGESAGTLFETEYFDLGTAYLAQTGQLYVEAAAAALGKVYCFGPTFRAEKSKTRRHLTEFWMVEPEAPWIDSDGNMTLQERFICWIVKRVLFNQRDQLEALGRDISKLEAIQPPFDRISYTDAVAFLQSKGSDIEWGSDLGATAETLLVEGRDKPLFVFDYPKGVKAFYMKENPEDPRTVKCNDMLAPEGYGEVIGGSQREDDHDKLLARIREEGLPEASYDWYLDLRKYGTFTHSGFGLGVERTVTWMCGIDHLRETIAFPRMMTRITP; this comes from the coding sequence ATGTCCGAACACACCGTCACCATACGCGAATTGCCCGCCCGCATCGGGGACGAAGTCCGTCTCCGCGGCTGGGTCCGGCGTCTCCGCTCCAGCGGCAAGATCTCCTTTCTCGTGCTTCGCGACGGCACGGACGAGATCCAGTGCGTCTTCGTGCGCAACGAGGTCCCGCCCGAGGTGTGGGAACCGCTGACCACCGTGGGACACGAGGCGTGCGTCGCCGTGACGGGGGTCGTGCGCTCCGATGCCCGCGCCCCCTCCGGCGTCGAACTCACCGGGTCGGACTTCGAGGTGCTGGGCCCGTCGACCGACTTTCCGATCCAGCCCAAGGAGCACGGCGTCGATTTCCTCCTCGAGAACCGCCATCTGTGGCTGCGGAGCGCGCGGCAGATCGCGATCATGCGCATCCGGGACGAGGTCATCCGCGCGATCCACGACTTCCTCCACCACGAGGGGTTCGTTCACGTCGACACCCCCATCCTCACCGGCGCCATCGGCGAGTCGGCGGGCACCCTGTTCGAGACCGAGTACTTCGATCTCGGCACCGCGTACCTCGCGCAGACGGGGCAGCTCTACGTGGAGGCCGCCGCCGCGGCGCTCGGCAAGGTGTACTGCTTCGGCCCCACCTTCCGGGCCGAGAAATCGAAGACGCGCCGGCACCTCACCGAGTTCTGGATGGTGGAACCCGAAGCCCCCTGGATCGACTCCGACGGGAACATGACGCTCCAGGAGCGCTTCATCTGCTGGATCGTGAAGCGCGTCCTCTTCAACCAGCGCGATCAGCTCGAAGCGCTGGGCCGCGACATCTCCAAACTCGAGGCCATCCAGCCTCCGTTCGACCGGATCAGCTACACCGACGCCGTCGCCTTCCTGCAGTCGAAGGGGAGCGACATCGAATGGGGTTCCGATCTCGGCGCCACGGCGGAGACGCTGCTCGTCGAGGGCCGGGACAAGCCCCTCTTCGTGTTCGACTATCCGAAGGGGGTCAAGGCCTTCTACATGAAGGAGAACCCGGAGGACCCCCGCACGGTGAAGTGCAACGACATGCTCGCGCCCGAGGGATACGGCGAGGTCATCGGCGGCAGCCAGCGGGAGGACGACCACGACAAGCTCCTCGCGCGCATCCGCGAGGAAGGGCTCCCGGAGGCGTCCTACGACTGGTACCTGGACCTCCGCAAATACGGGACCTTCACACACAGCGGATTCGGGCTGGGAGTCGAGCGCACGGTGACGTGGATGTGCGGAATCGATCACCTGCGCGAGACGATCGCTTTCCCCCGCATGATGACCCGCATCACGCCATGA